In one Bacillus mesophilus genomic region, the following are encoded:
- a CDS encoding M24 family metallopeptidase codes for MKQRLEQLVNWMKSEEVPVSMITSKANVFYLSKFYTDPHERLVALFVFADHEPFLIAPNMEKEQVKAAGWEYEIIGYSDTDNPWALVKEAVEKRTQDLSKLALEKEHVIYERVEKINEAFKSPKLVSVEDKLNELRLIKDEQEIALLREAGKLADYGVEVGVHAIKEGKTELEILATIEYELKKKGILEMSFSTMVLTGEKTAAPHGKPGLTMLRRGDLILFDLGVVYKGYCSDITRTVALGEINDQQREIYETVLRAEVAALSICKPGEQIGNIDKTARSIITTKGYGDYFTHRIGHGLGINVHEYPSMTHTNTRSLKPGMTFTIEPGIYLPGVGGVRIEDDVLITENGYETFTSYPKDLQIL; via the coding sequence ATGAAACAAAGACTTGAACAATTAGTAAATTGGATGAAATCTGAAGAAGTTCCCGTTAGCATGATTACTTCAAAGGCTAATGTATTCTATTTGAGTAAGTTTTATACAGATCCACACGAACGCTTAGTAGCCTTATTTGTATTTGCTGATCATGAACCTTTCCTTATCGCACCAAATATGGAAAAAGAGCAGGTAAAGGCTGCTGGCTGGGAATACGAAATTATCGGATATTCCGACACGGACAATCCATGGGCACTTGTAAAGGAAGCAGTTGAAAAAAGAACACAGGATCTTTCAAAGCTAGCACTAGAAAAAGAGCATGTAATATATGAACGTGTAGAAAAAATAAACGAAGCCTTCAAATCCCCGAAGCTTGTGTCAGTAGAGGATAAGTTAAACGAACTTCGCCTCATTAAGGACGAGCAGGAAATTGCACTATTAAGAGAAGCTGGAAAGCTTGCTGATTATGGGGTAGAAGTTGGAGTTCATGCAATCAAAGAAGGTAAAACCGAACTAGAAATCCTTGCAACAATTGAGTATGAGTTAAAGAAAAAAGGAATTCTTGAAATGTCCTTTTCTACAATGGTGTTAACTGGAGAAAAGACAGCTGCGCCACACGGTAAACCAGGTTTAACGATGCTCCGAAGAGGAGATCTCATTTTATTTGACCTTGGAGTAGTCTATAAAGGGTATTGCTCTGACATCACTCGTACAGTTGCGCTTGGGGAAATCAACGACCAACAGCGAGAAATTTATGAGACTGTTTTACGAGCAGAAGTTGCTGCCTTGAGTATTTGTAAGCCTGGCGAACAAATTGGAAACATTGATAAAACAGCAAGAAGTATCATTACAACCAAAGGATATGGTGACTATTTCACCCATCGTATTGGACATGGTCTAGGAATTAATGTCCATGAGTACCCATCGATGACTCATACAAATACAAGGTCCCTAAAGCCTGGTATGACATTTACTATTGAACCTGGAATCTACTTACCAGGGGTCGGCGGAGTCCGAATTGAAGATGATGTTCTCATTACTGAAAATGGTTATGAAACGTTTACTTCTTATCCGAAGGATCTGCAAATCTTATAG
- the tpx gene encoding thiol peroxidase produces the protein MASITFKGNPITLLGNEVKIGDQAPDFTVLANDLTPVSLSDSKGSVRLISVVPSLDTGVCDAQTRRFNEEASGLDNVKVLTISADLPFAQKRWCGANGIDNVQTLSDHRDFSFAEAYGVHMKELRLLARAIFVVDSNDIITYVEYVSEGTTHPNYDEAIEAAKAVK, from the coding sequence ATGGCGTCTATTACGTTTAAAGGCAATCCAATAACACTGTTAGGTAACGAAGTAAAAATTGGTGATCAGGCTCCTGATTTTACTGTTTTAGCAAATGATCTAACTCCTGTTTCTCTTTCTGACTCTAAAGGTTCAGTAAGATTAATCAGTGTCGTTCCATCCCTTGATACAGGTGTGTGTGATGCACAAACACGTCGTTTTAACGAAGAAGCCTCAGGTTTAGACAATGTAAAAGTTCTAACAATTAGTGCTGATTTGCCATTTGCGCAAAAACGTTGGTGCGGAGCAAATGGAATTGATAATGTTCAGACGCTATCAGATCATCGTGATTTTTCTTTTGCAGAGGCATATGGTGTACATATGAAAGAGCTACGATTATTAGCAAGAGCCATTTTTGTTGTTGACAGCAATGATATAATTACGTACGTTGAGTATGTTAGTGAAGGAACAACCCACCCAAATTATGATGAAGCAATTGAAGCAGCTAAGGCAGTGAAATAA
- a CDS encoding DUF4178 domain-containing protein, with protein MSFFRKLFAKKEERPVVEERTVFNLQMKDIVTYELEDYQVVGKLSYSDHGFTWHAYQLQSSDRVIWLSVEMDDELELGIYEKCKLKLTEPIPKEITFEGTTYYLDEHGVAQVSGIGRGQNVNGATCKYFGFCDEEEEAFLSVEIWGGEVEVSKGYSIEEYELKIIASN; from the coding sequence GTGAGTTTTTTTCGTAAATTGTTTGCAAAGAAAGAAGAACGCCCAGTTGTTGAGGAACGAACTGTCTTTAATTTACAAATGAAGGATATTGTTACGTACGAATTAGAGGATTATCAGGTTGTCGGAAAACTAAGCTATTCTGATCATGGCTTTACGTGGCATGCATATCAGCTTCAATCATCAGACCGTGTGATTTGGTTGAGTGTTGAAATGGATGATGAGTTAGAACTTGGTATATATGAGAAATGTAAATTAAAGCTCACTGAACCAATACCAAAAGAAATCACCTTTGAAGGAACCACGTACTACTTAGATGAACATGGGGTAGCCCAAGTATCTGGAATAGGTAGAGGCCAAAATGTAAATGGAGCAACATGTAAGTACTTTGGCTTTTGTGACGAAGAAGAGGAAGCCTTTCTGTCTGTGGAAATTTGGGGTGGTGAGGTAGAAGTTAGCAAAGGATATAGTATTGAGGAATATGAATTAAAGATTATTGCATCTAACTAG
- a CDS encoding MogA/MoaB family molybdenum cofactor biosynthesis protein, with protein MSVEEHKAEAPKSVSCKIITVSDTRTKETDKSGKAIIDYLERANHKVTNYVIVKDEPSEIESEILNGFEDPDIDVVLTNGGTGISKRDITIETVQELIEKEIVGFGELFRMLSYTEDIGSAAIMSRAIAGVTGTTAVFSMPGSTGAVKLAMEKLIIPELPHVLREIRK; from the coding sequence ATGAGTGTAGAAGAGCATAAAGCAGAAGCTCCGAAAAGTGTTAGCTGTAAGATTATAACTGTTAGTGATACGAGAACGAAAGAAACAGATAAAAGCGGGAAAGCAATCATTGATTACTTAGAACGAGCCAATCATAAAGTAACAAACTATGTAATTGTTAAGGACGAACCATCCGAAATTGAGAGTGAGATCTTAAATGGATTTGAAGATCCAGACATTGATGTAGTTCTTACAAATGGAGGAACTGGTATTTCTAAGCGAGATATTACCATTGAGACCGTCCAAGAACTTATTGAAAAAGAGATTGTTGGATTTGGTGAATTGTTTAGAATGCTAAGTTATACGGAGGATATCGGGTCTGCTGCTATTATGTCTAGAGCTATTGCAGGTGTTACCGGTACAACTGCTGTTTTCTCTATGCCAGGTTCAACCGGAGCGGTGAAGTTAGCTATGGAAAAGTTGATTATTCCAGAGCTACCCCATGTGTTAAGAGAGATAAGGAAGTAG
- a CDS encoding SDR family oxidoreductase, with product MPKHVFITAGSKGIGRKVTETLVKKGYSVTVNYRQDHKAVETLTELLQPYSNQLLFIQGDITKEEDIKRMVHEATETVGPIDILINNAGPYIFERKKLIDYSNEEWYEMIEGNLSSVFHLLKLIVPTMRENKFGRIITYGFQGADTAPGWIYRSAFSAAKVGLVSLTKTIAFEEAEHGITANMVCPGDILGEMKEASIEYARNHSGNNAPIGRSGTGEDIARMIEFLCDENSDMMTGSIIEITGGVDVINRYR from the coding sequence ATGCCAAAGCATGTTTTTATAACGGCTGGTTCCAAGGGCATCGGTCGTAAAGTCACTGAGACACTTGTTAAAAAAGGCTATTCTGTTACAGTCAATTACCGTCAAGATCACAAAGCAGTTGAAACATTAACTGAGCTTTTACAACCCTATTCTAATCAACTTTTGTTTATACAAGGGGATATCACAAAGGAAGAGGATATTAAGAGGATGGTTCATGAGGCGACCGAAACTGTTGGACCTATTGATATCCTAATAAATAATGCGGGGCCTTATATATTTGAACGGAAAAAGTTGATTGATTATAGTAATGAAGAATGGTACGAAATGATTGAAGGAAACCTAAGTTCTGTTTTCCATCTCCTAAAACTAATTGTTCCAACGATGAGAGAAAATAAGTTCGGCCGAATCATTACCTACGGCTTTCAGGGAGCGGATACTGCACCAGGCTGGATTTATCGATCAGCTTTTAGCGCCGCAAAGGTTGGTCTTGTATCTTTAACAAAAACGATTGCGTTCGAAGAGGCGGAACATGGAATAACGGCTAACATGGTTTGTCCAGGTGATATTTTAGGTGAAATGAAGGAAGCATCCATTGAGTATGCAAGAAACCATTCAGGAAACAATGCACCAATTGGAAGATCAGGTACGGGTGAAGATATCGCCAGAATGATTGAGTTCTTATGTGATGAAAATTCAGATATGATGACAGGTTCCATTATTGAAATAACAGGTGGGGTAGATGTAATCAACCGCTATCGTTAA
- the ald gene encoding alanine dehydrogenase produces the protein MRIGVPKEIKNNENRVAMTPAGVVNLVKFGHDVFIEDHAGIGSGFTNEQYIEAGAKIVDSAEEAWSMEMVMKVKEPLPSEYRHFREGLILFTYLHLAPEPELTKALIDNKVVGIAYETVQLPNGSLPLLTPMSEVAGRMSSQIGAQFLEKPKGGMGILLGGVPGVHRGKVTVIGGGVAGTNAAKVAIGLGAHVSILDVNPDRLRQLDDIFGTDVTTLMSNPLNLAEEIASSDLVIGAVLIPGAKAPKLVSEEMIKTMRPGSVVVDIAIDQGGIFETTDRITTHDAPTYEKHGVLHYAVANMPGAVPRTSTMALTNVTVPYAVQIANKGYKQACLENEALLKGINTLNGFVTYKAVAESHELQYADARETLMYL, from the coding sequence ATGCGTATTGGGGTACCAAAAGAGATCAAAAACAATGAGAATCGTGTTGCTATGACACCTGCTGGGGTTGTAAACCTTGTTAAATTTGGACATGATGTGTTCATTGAGGACCATGCAGGAATCGGTTCAGGATTTACAAACGAACAGTACATAGAAGCTGGCGCAAAAATCGTTGATTCTGCTGAAGAAGCATGGTCGATGGAAATGGTGATGAAGGTAAAAGAACCACTTCCAAGTGAATACCGTCACTTCAGAGAAGGCTTAATCTTATTTACATACTTACATTTAGCACCTGAGCCAGAATTAACAAAGGCTTTAATCGATAATAAAGTAGTTGGAATTGCATATGAAACTGTCCAATTACCAAATGGATCACTTCCATTACTAACTCCAATGAGTGAAGTTGCAGGAAGAATGTCTTCACAAATTGGTGCTCAGTTCTTAGAGAAGCCAAAGGGCGGAATGGGAATATTACTTGGGGGAGTTCCAGGAGTTCACCGAGGCAAAGTAACAGTTATTGGAGGCGGCGTAGCAGGAACAAATGCTGCTAAGGTAGCAATCGGTCTAGGTGCGCATGTATCAATACTAGATGTTAATCCTGATCGTTTACGTCAGCTTGATGATATTTTTGGGACGGATGTCACAACATTAATGTCTAATCCATTAAACCTTGCAGAAGAGATTGCGAGTTCTGATTTAGTAATTGGAGCAGTTTTAATTCCAGGTGCTAAGGCTCCAAAGCTTGTATCTGAGGAAATGATTAAAACGATGAGACCAGGTTCTGTTGTAGTTGATATTGCAATCGACCAAGGTGGTATTTTCGAAACAACAGATCGTATTACAACACATGATGCCCCTACCTATGAAAAGCATGGAGTATTACATTATGCGGTAGCTAATATGCCAGGTGCGGTTCCTCGTACGTCTACAATGGCACTTACAAATGTAACTGTTCCCTATGCTGTACAGATTGCAAACAAAGGGTACAAGCAGGCATGCCTAGAAAACGAAGCATTATTAAAAGGAATTAACACTTTAAACGGTTTTGTTACATATAAGGCAGTTGCTGAATCTCATGAGTTACAGTATGCAGATGCACGTGAGACCTTAATGTACTTATAA
- a CDS encoding acetate kinase translates to MSKIIAINAGSSSLKFQLFDMPSEKVVTKGLVERIGLDQSVFTIVANGEKIKEMTDLPDHSVAVKLLLSKLTKLHIIESLNEIDGIGHRVVHGGEKFTDSVILTESVIQEIEELAELAPLHNPANVVGIRAFNEVLPNVPAVAVFDTAFHQSMPEKSFLYSLPYEYYEKFGIRKYGFHGTSHKYVSGRAAELLGRPIEQLRLISCHLGNGASIAAIEGGKSIDTSMGFTPLAGVAMGTRSGNIDPALIPFIMEKTGKTADEVLQILNNKSGILGVSGFSSDLRDIEKSASEGNERAELALEVFAGRIHKYIGSYAARMSGVDAIIFTAGIGENSDVIRAKVMNGLEFMGIYWDPTLNQVRGEEAFISYPHSPVKVMVIPTNEEVMIARDVSRLADL, encoded by the coding sequence ATGTCAAAGATTATTGCCATTAATGCTGGAAGTTCATCCTTAAAATTCCAGCTGTTTGATATGCCTAGTGAGAAGGTAGTAACGAAAGGGCTTGTTGAAAGAATTGGATTAGATCAATCTGTATTTACAATTGTAGCCAATGGAGAAAAAATAAAAGAAATGACGGATTTGCCGGACCATTCTGTAGCGGTAAAGCTACTTCTGTCAAAGCTTACCAAGCTTCATATTATTGAAAGTTTAAATGAAATCGATGGGATTGGACACAGGGTAGTGCATGGCGGTGAGAAATTTACTGATAGTGTGATCCTAACAGAATCTGTGATTCAAGAAATTGAAGAGCTAGCAGAGCTTGCTCCTCTCCATAATCCAGCCAATGTAGTAGGGATTAGGGCCTTTAACGAAGTGTTACCGAATGTACCTGCAGTTGCTGTATTTGACACGGCGTTTCATCAGAGCATGCCTGAAAAATCATTTCTCTATAGCCTTCCTTATGAGTATTACGAGAAATTTGGGATTCGTAAATATGGCTTTCACGGTACGTCACATAAGTACGTTTCAGGGAGAGCAGCAGAGCTCTTAGGAAGACCTATTGAACAGCTACGGTTAATTTCATGTCATCTAGGAAACGGTGCAAGTATAGCAGCAATTGAAGGTGGAAAATCCATTGATACATCTATGGGGTTTACTCCTTTAGCTGGTGTGGCAATGGGAACTCGTTCTGGGAATATTGATCCAGCGTTAATTCCGTTTATTATGGAAAAAACGGGTAAAACTGCAGATGAAGTTCTTCAAATCTTAAATAACAAAAGTGGGATTTTGGGCGTATCGGGATTCTCAAGTGATTTAAGAGATATTGAAAAGTCTGCTTCAGAGGGTAATGAGCGTGCTGAATTAGCACTAGAAGTTTTTGCAGGCAGGATTCATAAATATATTGGATCCTATGCAGCAAGGATGTCAGGTGTGGATGCTATTATTTTTACAGCTGGCATTGGTGAAAATAGTGATGTCATTAGGGCAAAGGTAATGAATGGACTAGAATTTATGGGAATTTACTGGGATCCAACCTTAAATCAGGTCCGTGGGGAAGAAGCTTTTATTAGTTATCCACATTCACCAGTAAAGGTAATGGTCATTCCTACAAATGAGGAAGTTATGATAGCTAGAGATGTATCAAGACTAGCCGACCTCTAA
- a CDS encoding class I SAM-dependent methyltransferase has protein sequence MESWFTKVDQTASLIQEELEVSYLEAVYLTGVNLFEGVILQEEILHNEVLSKRLKKEYESFDLAHMSKEELRKGYQLAILKGMKEATQAHHQMTPDAVSLFVSYLVSKMTSGKKVLSILDPAVGTANLLTALFNHLPGKEVTGFGIEVDDLLVKLALSNANLQEHQIEFFNQDALADLFIDPVDLVVCDLPVGYYPDDINSQKFQLKSNSGHSLAHHLFIEQSFRYTKPGGNLIFLVPNSMFEGDQAKALHDFIKEHGVIQGLLQLPTTMFKKKEHAKSIFILQKKGPDVKLPKQALLAELPTFSNKQAMEGMIQRIDQWFATEFEGQV, from the coding sequence ATGGAAAGTTGGTTTACGAAGGTGGACCAAACAGCCAGCTTAATACAGGAGGAATTAGAAGTTTCTTATTTAGAAGCCGTTTATCTAACTGGTGTTAACCTGTTTGAAGGGGTTATTTTACAAGAGGAAATCTTACATAATGAAGTTTTGTCAAAGCGACTTAAGAAAGAATATGAGTCTTTTGACCTCGCTCATATGTCAAAGGAAGAGCTTCGTAAGGGCTATCAATTAGCTATATTGAAGGGAATGAAGGAAGCGACACAAGCACACCATCAAATGACCCCAGACGCAGTAAGTCTGTTTGTTAGTTACTTAGTTTCCAAAATGACATCTGGCAAGAAGGTTCTATCTATTTTAGATCCAGCTGTAGGCACAGCCAACCTCTTAACAGCTTTATTTAATCATTTACCTGGAAAAGAAGTAACAGGTTTTGGGATTGAAGTTGATGATCTATTAGTAAAACTTGCGTTAAGTAATGCTAATCTACAAGAGCATCAAATTGAATTCTTTAATCAGGATGCTTTAGCTGACCTGTTTATTGATCCTGTGGATTTAGTGGTTTGTGACCTACCAGTAGGTTACTATCCAGACGATATTAATTCCCAAAAGTTTCAGTTGAAATCCAACAGTGGTCACTCATTAGCACACCATTTATTTATCGAACAGAGTTTTAGATATACAAAGCCCGGCGGAAACCTTATATTTCTTGTGCCTAATTCCATGTTTGAAGGGGACCAAGCGAAAGCATTACATGATTTTATAAAAGAGCATGGTGTAATCCAAGGACTACTTCAGTTACCAACAACTATGTTTAAGAAGAAGGAGCACGCCAAGAGTATTTTTATCCTACAGAAAAAGGGGCCGGATGTAAAACTACCTAAGCAAGCTTTACTTGCAGAACTTCCGACATTTTCTAACAAACAAGCAATGGAAGGCATGATTCAACGAATTGATCAGTGGTTTGCAACTGAATTCGAAGGACAAGTTTAG
- a CDS encoding purine-cytosine permease family protein, with translation MSTAATKKKQELIERFGLDPVPKELRTSKWIDYTFIQIAFSVNAGNFLVPAMAVIEGGLSFQYAVLSTILGASLAFFFVAWLSLPGATHGIPSQFAIRSIIGIKGARFAASPIRTITSLYWFAVQTIGGSFVISELSYRLFSIEIPFLLISISLAAIMTLLALIGFDAIKKATKFFIPILFIGQGIILYLYITTDTIEKTFFSIVAEPQAFSSLNFLFFASLAFIQYISGVSSSADIARYAKSERHSFYGLLGGNIIGFSMAALLAAYSASAFNHINPFVSATQLTDSYLLISLITISALFSMVSINMSNAYTGAFSLLNSIPNLGRVRSALVFGGIAIIMSCFPTVVTEAKQFISLLGGFVIPLSAVIVTDFILFKKNQISIKDLERIINPPLFQFNYSAFTTILIGMISYFIISDHYSPGFCAFAISVIVYFGCERWRLWRKKEKPEQQQKEQKQELSL, from the coding sequence ATGAGTACTGCAGCTACTAAAAAGAAACAAGAACTAATTGAACGGTTTGGTCTAGATCCCGTTCCAAAAGAACTTCGAACTTCAAAATGGATTGACTATACATTTATTCAAATTGCTTTTTCAGTTAATGCTGGTAATTTCTTAGTCCCTGCAATGGCTGTAATAGAGGGAGGACTATCATTTCAATATGCAGTCCTTAGCACAATACTAGGTGCATCTCTTGCATTTTTCTTTGTTGCATGGCTAAGTCTGCCTGGAGCCACACACGGTATACCGTCCCAATTCGCCATTCGATCAATTATTGGGATAAAGGGTGCACGCTTTGCTGCTTCTCCCATTAGGACCATCACTTCTCTATACTGGTTTGCCGTCCAAACTATAGGCGGGTCTTTTGTAATAAGTGAGCTGTCTTATCGTTTATTTTCCATTGAGATTCCTTTTCTACTAATCTCTATCTCCTTAGCAGCCATCATGACTTTATTAGCGTTAATTGGGTTTGATGCCATTAAAAAGGCAACTAAATTTTTCATCCCCATACTATTTATTGGTCAAGGAATCATTTTATACCTTTACATTACTACAGATACAATTGAAAAAACATTTTTTAGCATCGTGGCAGAACCACAAGCTTTTTCATCTTTAAACTTCTTATTCTTTGCAAGCCTTGCATTTATACAATATATTTCAGGAGTAAGCTCTTCTGCAGACATTGCAAGATATGCTAAATCGGAGCGTCACTCCTTTTATGGATTATTAGGCGGTAATATCATAGGGTTTTCTATGGCTGCCCTCTTGGCTGCGTATTCAGCTAGTGCGTTTAATCATATTAATCCGTTTGTTTCTGCCACTCAACTAACAGATTCCTATTTATTGATATCCTTAATAACCATTTCAGCTTTATTTTCAATGGTATCGATCAATATGAGTAATGCGTATACCGGTGCTTTTAGCTTACTAAACAGTATCCCAAATCTTGGTCGTGTTAGAAGCGCATTGGTTTTTGGGGGAATTGCCATTATTATGAGTTGCTTCCCTACAGTGGTTACAGAGGCCAAACAGTTCATCTCACTGCTAGGCGGTTTTGTTATTCCTTTATCTGCAGTTATTGTTACAGACTTTATTCTTTTTAAGAAAAATCAAATTAGTATAAAAGATTTGGAGAGAATTATAAATCCACCTCTTTTCCAATTTAATTATTCGGCATTTACGACCATCCTTATTGGTATGATTAGCTATTTCATTATTTCCGATCACTACTCACCAGGTTTTTGTGCATTTGCCATAAGTGTGATTGTATACTTCGGTTGTGAAAGATGGCGGTTATGGAGAAAGAAGGAAAAACCTGAGCAGCAGCAGAAAGAGCAAAAGCAAGAATTATCATTATAA